ACAGAAAGTTTTCAGATTTTCCCAATATTTACCCGACTGATGCTTTTTTGCTACAAAGCTACCTGGATAAACTTCGATTAGATAGATTGCACTGACAAATCGGATAAAGCCTTAGGGGAGTATTTTGGTAACTGTTCATTGAAAAAAAGTGAAGGGGTCCTTCTCGGCGTGAGTGAATGAAATCAATCTGCTTGAATTTGCAGATTGTGCTTTTCAGTACAGACCTGGTATTGCCATAAGTTGTTTACTAGGTATGCagtacaaataaaataaaataaaaataccaCGATTGGTGTTACAGCCACGCTGATCGTCGTGTGCATGGGGCTGATGGGACTTTTCCTGTTCTTCACCATGTACATCATCACTCTTTACGACATAGAAGGGAGTCTGTCTCCAATGGCGAAGACTTTCTTCCTCTATTACGTGGCAAAGTACGTGCTTCTCGTCACAATATATAGATTTTGGATTAAGTAGATCAATTGAAACGCATAGGAAAGCAGGTACATTGGGGCTTGATTCATTCTTTGTTGGTTTGTCGGATCGTTAAACTTCATTGTTGATTTCAGACATTATAAATAATGCTTAGGATAGTTTGCCAATGCAAGAAAgatttctttcaatttttttttttttaagttgaatGCTGTTGGTCACAAGTTGTTTGGTGCCTCGTCTACCAACAAAGTCAATGATCTGAACGTTGGGTCATTCACATGGAGACAAACATCGATAAGAAGCTTCCTCATCCTTATATTTATTTTTATCAATGTTGGTAAGGTTTTTGCTGCTCGGGGACCTCACAGAGAAGGAGACTGCGAGCGGGGTAGGAGAGACAGGCCTGGCCGGATTGAAGCTGGACTGGTCTGAGCAGGCCAGCCTCGACATCCCTGCCGAAGGAGAGGAGGCCACAGATAATGTCTACGAAGATACTGTGAAGGTCGACGTAGAGACCTCAACTGAAGTCTCCGCTGACGTGATGAAGGTCGATGTAAAGACCCCAGCTGATGTCTCCGATACAACCCGTGACATCCCTGTCGGACCGCCCACCCGCCTGGAGGCTGCCGTGGAAGAGCAGACACCTTTCCTGCGTCAACTGATCCGGCAGGCGATGAAGACCGAACAGCAGCTGGAGGAGCTGACCAAGGCGATGAAGAACGAGCAGAAGGTGTCCGATTACACCCTGCTGACCAAGGTCCTGGACAGGCTTTGCCTTGTTCTGTACGTCATCAGCGTTGCCTTGACCGTGCCTATGACCATGTATCTGGGCAAATAGACATAGTATTCGACCTCATTGTGTTGGCACATCCCAAAGGCGATTCTGGGATAGAATCACTTCTTGGATACAGAACTATTCCAGATGCACGTGATCACAGAAGTAACACTACACGAAAAGCCTCATTTCCAGAatggaaactgacttacacGTTCCTGGAAATTATACATGCCCTTCAAAACCCCGAGGTTTCATGCCTGCAAATGTGCAGTCCTTAACATATCCTAGAATCTCGCGGAAACGAACCACTTTTGTGTAACGGGTAGACATATTAATCATTCAATACCCCCTACATCCCCCCCttattttaagtttaaaatgtaaaccCCCTTGCTTATCAATTGTCCAAGCAGGTTGGGGTACAGGGGTAGTAGTTGCCGGTAAATAGTAATAACCCGCGACCCAAGCTTTGCTTTGAGAATAGGTGACGTCAGACTTTTGTCTGCCTATTTCTcctacacgtctggtgtaacggtcctagaaattcctgtgCAAGCACAagtccaggtatgtaagaaaatatcaaaagcaTTACATGCCGAActaggaaagtcatgtacacagctAGGACACAGAAAAtgtcacaggtgtgtaagtccgTTAAAACACCCGGAAATTAGGGTTTTCGTGCAGTGCGCGTCTAAGATAGACATCTTGGATGCAACATGGATCTATAAATACGCCCGTGCACAATCACGACgtaatgttattgttatttacaTATTTATTTCGGTTTTGAATTATCCCCATGCATAGTTAATCAGAGATACCCAATTGTTACAAAGGGttagtctttaaaaaaaaacttttatatGTAAACTGGATTTCAACTGAAATTTGAAAGATAGGCAGTAATTTGAATGTGTACAAAGCCTAAGGCCCGATTTACACTTGTTTCTTgaatctgtagtactacacatcgtagtctactactgtagtagactacagattCGCGTCCGGTTTACACTCACTGACAGAGAGCATAGCGGGACACCTGCTGTTCTTTGATTACGGAGAAACTGTAGTGACtgaatgtgacctttgacacttggCGGGCGCGGGAatcttatatttgtgaaaaaaaggttttttttctaatacaaggcactctgaaaaataggccatgacaatagaaaatagtacattgaccgcagatgacccaaATAAAACACGCGTACGTTTCGAATTACACCAGATCGAACAGCATCAATTTTTTGGTCTTCTTCACTCTTCCTGTTGTGTCAAAAGTGCCAATTTTGACCACCGGACGGATCAAAATGACGGGAGAGGCGGAGGTCATTATGTTCATGTTGCAGTGTTACCCAGGTTTTCAACCAGACACGCCAAGAACGTATGCAGCACAGGAGGCGACTGACGCGGTTGGCGTCAGTCagctgtagtctactacagtttCTGTTTACACCCTGTTCGAATTCTCATAGAACGTCCGCtgaactgtagtactacagccTCGGAGggtgtagtagactacagtagtagactacactTCATTTCTGTTTACACCCAGAAAAAATCTGTAggctactacagtagtagactacgatctgtagtactacagataaAACTACAAGTGTAAATCGTGCCTAAGTGGAATATGAAACATACAAGATGTTGTATTCAATGTAACATAGGAAATTGCTTATAAACACGTTTATGGTCATc
Above is a genomic segment from Branchiostoma floridae strain S238N-H82 chromosome 16, Bfl_VNyyK, whole genome shotgun sequence containing:
- the LOC118403517 gene encoding neuronal acetylcholine receptor subunit alpha-2-like — encoded protein: MECHICFSLSAIEQTIECGGGSSCDVWSPPEQSGEWNRKDKIFAESNKKACFAVHLERIPLFHIATTVGPCIILVVLMIITFVMPIGKGDRISFGVTILLSMVVSLVFVTEVLPVKGALPFFATLIVVCMGLMGLFLFFTMYIITLYDIEGSLSPMAKTFFLYYVAKFLLLGDLTEKETASGVGETGLAGLKLDWSEQASLDIPAEGEEATDNVYEDTVKVDVETSTEVSADVMKVDVKTPADVSDTTRDIPVGPPTRLEAAVEEQTPFLRQLIRQAMKTEQQLEELTKAMKNEQKVSDYTLLTKVLDRLCLVLYVISVALTVPMTMYLGK